In Candidatus Neomarinimicrobiota bacterium, the genomic stretch AAAGGCAGTATTAAACTCAACTCAGGAGGCATGGGAATCAACGGCTTGAATTCGCCTTACAAACACATCATCTGGGACTGGAACGGTACGCTTCTGGACGATGCGTGGTTCTGTGTCGAGATTATGAACGGAGTGCTTGACCGGCGCGGCATGTCACTCCTCACGCTGCGGCGCTATCAGGAAGTTTTTGATTTCCCGGTCATCGATTACTACAGGCGGCTCGGGTTCGATTTTGATGAGGAGCCGTTCGAAGTTTCGGGTACTGAGTTTATCGTGGAGTATGAGAAGCGGCGGCATGAACTGCAGCTTCAGCCGCAGGCGAAGGAGATACTTCAGGCAGTTCTACAACTTGATCTTACGCAATCGATCCTCTCAGCCTACAAGCAAGAGACGCTTGATGAATTGACCGAGTATCTGGGCGTACGGGACTACTTTGTACGTGTGATCGGTCTCGATAATCATTATGCTCACAGTAAGACAGAAAACGGCAAGATGTGGATGGAAGAGATGCATTACGGCCCACACGAAGTTCTGATGGTGGGAGATACAGTT encodes the following:
- a CDS encoding HAD family hydrolase, which codes for MGINGLNSPYKHIIWDWNGTLLDDAWFCVEIMNGVLDRRGMSLLTLRRYQEVFDFPVIDYYRRLGFDFDEEPFEVSGTEFIVEYEKRRHELQLQPQAKEILQAVLQLDLTQSILSAYKQETLDELTEYLGVRDYFVRVIGLDNHYAHSKTENGKMWMEEMHYGPHEVLMVGDTVHDHEVAQAIGADCVLVLSNHHTEEKLSSCGVPVLESLREVLPNLHKRVKGDRDEERYSQRI